A part of Anolis sagrei isolate rAnoSag1 chromosome 3, rAnoSag1.mat, whole genome shotgun sequence genomic DNA contains:
- the CNGA3 gene encoding cyclic nucleotide-gated channel alpha-3: protein MAKVDTYHSCPAIHRLSLTSIDNEPDRLGNGFVRTHSLCEEDTSSELQKVISMETGGLPESRRNSFTGSGAMARLSWLVLSLRSWARRNLHHEDQRPDSFLERIRGPELKDFSSRDSISQLNYEDADGLKNQWALARFNINYSNNTNEEKKEEKKEVKEEKKEEKKEEKKEEKKEEEKKEEKKEEEKKEEKKEEKKEEKKDVKKDDKKKEEEKKKEVFVMDPSSNLYYRWLTIIATPVFYNWCLLVCRACFDELQMENLTLWMILDYSSDAIYIMDTFVRFRTGFLEQGLLVRDEKKLRQNYQSTRQFKLDLLSLFPTDLAYLKLGMNYPELRFNRILRIARLFEFFDRTETRTNYPNMFRIGNLVLYILIIIHWNACIFFAISKQIGFGSDTWVYPNVSHPEHGRLARKYIYSLYWSTLTLTTIGETPPPVRDIEYLFVVIDFLVGVLIFATIVGNVGSMISNMNASRAEFQAKVDSIKQYLHFRKVTKDLEARVIKWFDYLWTNKKTVEEKEVLKYLPDKLKAEIAINVHLDTLRKVRIFQDCEAGLLIELVLKLRPTVFSPGDYICKKGDIGREMYIIKEGKLAVVADDGITQFVVLSDGSYFGEISILNIKGSKSGNRRTANIKSIGYSDLFCLSKDDLMEALTEYPDAKKALEEKGRQILMKDNLIDEEAAKAGADPKDLEEKIVKLESALDILQTRFARLLAEYTAGQAKVKQRLVKVETKVKKYGSDTLSGDEADKPAEAKPN, encoded by the exons ATGGCTAAAGTGGACACTTATCACTCCTGCCCGGCCATCCATAGGCTGTCTCTAACATCCATTGACAATGAACCTGATAGACTTGGAAATGGATTTGTCAG GACCCACTCGCTGTGTGAGGAGGACACCTCTTCAGAATTGCAGAAAGTCATTTCCATGGAGACCGGTGGCCTGCCTGAATCTCGAAGGAATTCCTTCACCGGCAGTGGAGCAATGGCTAG ATTATCATGGCTTGTATTGTCGCTGAGATCCTGGGCCAGGAGAAACCTGCACCATGAAGACCAAAGGCCGGATTCTTTCCTTGAACGTATCCGAGGGCCTGAGCTCAAAGATTTTTCAAGCAGAGATAGCATCTCTCAGTTGAACTATGAAGATGCAGATGGATTGAAAAA TCAATGGGCTTTGGCCAGATTTAACATCAACTACTCCAACAACACTAATGAAGA aaagaaggaagagaagaaagaggttaaggaggagaaaaaggaggagaaaaaggaggagaaaaaggaggagaaaaaggaggaggagaaaaaggaggagaaaaaggaggaggaaaagaaagaggagaaaaaagaggagaaaaaagaggagaaaaaagatgTCAAAAAGGAtgacaaaaagaaggaagaaga aaagaagaaagaagtctTTGTGATGGATCCTTCCAGCAACCTGTATTACAGGTGGCTAACCATAATTGCAACACCAGTCTTCTATAACTGGTGTTTGTTAGTTTGTAG AGCCTGCTTTGATGAGCTCCAAATGGAAAACCTTACACTCTGGATGATTTTGGATTATTCCTCTGATGCCATCTACATCATGGACACATTTGTCAGATTTAGGACAG GTTTCCTTGAACAAGGGCTGCTGGTTCGTGATGAGAAGAAGCTAAGACAAAATTACCAATCCACTAGACAATTCAAGTTGGATCTACTTTCCCTTTTTCCAACCGACTTGGCATACTTAAAACTTGGAATGAACTATCCTGAATTACGATTTAACCGGATCCTGAGGATTGCCAGGTTGTTTGAGTTTTTTGACCGTACAGAAACGAGAACAAACTACCCAAACATGTTTCGTATTGGGAACCTTGTCTTGTACATTCTGATCATTATCCACTGGAATGCGTGTATATTTTTtgccatttcaaagcaaataggATTTGGAAGCGATACCTGGGTGTATCCCAATGTGTCACATCCAGAACATGGGCGTCTAGCCAGAAAGTATATTTACAGTTTGTATTGGTCGACATTGACATTAACCACCATTGGAGAAACTCCGCCTCCTGTGAGAGATATAGAGTATCTGTTTGTAGTAATTGACTTTCTGGTGGGTGTGCTTATCTTTGCTACCATTGTCGGTAACGTGGGCTCTATGATTTCTAACATGAATGCTTCCCGGGCAGAGTTCCAGGCCAAAGTTGATTCTATCAAGCAGTATTTGCATTTCCGAAAAGTCACAAAAGACTTGGAAGCCCGAGTTATTAAATGGTTTGATTACCTGTGGACCAATAAGAAAACAGTGGAAGAGAAAGAAGTTCTCAAATACCTTCCTGATAAACTGAAGGCTGAGATTGCCATTAACGTTCACTTGGATACACTGAGGAAGGTCCGTATCTTCCAAGACTGTGAAGCTGGGCTGCTTATTGAGCTGGTGTTAAAGTTACGACCGACTGTCTTTAGTCCTGGAGATTATATCTGCAAGAAAGGGGACATAGGCAGAGAAATGTATATCATCAAAGAAGGGAAATTGGCTGTTGTTGCTGATGACGGCATAACCCAGTTTGTGGTCCTAAGTGATGGAAGTTACTTCGGAGAAATCAGCATCTTAAACATCAAAGGTAGCAAATCTGGTAACAGAAGGACAGCCAACATAAAGAGCATAGGTTATTCTGATCTTTTTTGCTTGTCCAAAGATGATCTAATGGAAGCTCTCACAGAGTACCCAGATGCCAAAAAAGCTCTGGAAGAAAAAGGACGTCAAATTTTGATGAAAGATAATTTAATTGATGAGGAAGCAGCAAAAGCAGGAGCAGATCCCAAAGATCTGGAAGAAAAAATAGTGAAACTTGAATCGGCTTTGGACATTCTCCAGACCAGGTTTGCTAGACTCCTAGCAGAATACACGGCAGGTCAGGCCAAAGTCAAGCAGAGACTTGTAAAAGTAGAGACCAAGGTGAAGAAATATGGAAGCGACACCTTATCAGGAGACGAGGCCGACAAACCAGCAGAAGCGAAACCAAATTGA